One Niallia circulans DNA segment encodes these proteins:
- the anmK gene encoding anhydro-N-acetylmuramic acid kinase AnmK, translating to MPYAVGLMSGTSLDGVDAALVKIAGCGMNTSVELVEFISIPFSQELKKEIHDSLSVETSNSELICSLNFKLGAIFSDAVIAVCEKAGFMLQDLDYIGSHGQTIYHQPNKTKTLFPSTLQIGEPAVIAYRTKTTVISNFRTMDMAAGGQGAPLVPYTELILYGSSEKARILQNIGGVGNATVLPKNASVKEVQAFDTGPGNMIIDYLCQKFFGVPYDKHGEIAKSGNVNQILLEECMRISFILASPPKTTGRELFGTAFVEKLLLDYPQVSAKDFIATMTMFTAKSIAENYRKFIFPATNIDEVIVGGGGAFNNHLVHLLQHELIGYSRVIRQEDLGFSSEAKEAIAFAILANETINNLPSNVPKATGANQPVILGNITPVPY from the coding sequence ATGCCATACGCTGTTGGGTTAATGTCCGGTACATCACTAGACGGTGTTGATGCCGCATTGGTTAAAATAGCTGGATGCGGCATGAATACATCGGTTGAACTTGTTGAGTTTATATCGATTCCTTTTTCGCAAGAATTGAAAAAAGAAATTCATGATTCTTTATCTGTAGAAACGTCTAACAGCGAGCTTATTTGTTCTTTGAATTTTAAGTTAGGAGCAATTTTTTCAGATGCTGTTATAGCAGTTTGTGAGAAAGCTGGATTTATGTTGCAAGACCTTGACTATATAGGCTCACATGGACAAACAATTTATCATCAGCCCAACAAAACGAAAACACTCTTTCCATCAACCCTGCAAATTGGCGAACCGGCTGTTATTGCTTACAGAACAAAAACAACCGTCATATCAAATTTTAGAACAATGGATATGGCGGCAGGAGGTCAAGGGGCTCCACTTGTTCCCTACACTGAACTTATACTTTATGGCAGCAGTGAGAAAGCGCGGATTTTACAAAATATTGGCGGAGTTGGCAATGCAACTGTACTTCCTAAAAATGCTAGTGTAAAAGAAGTTCAGGCATTTGATACTGGCCCTGGAAACATGATCATCGATTATCTTTGCCAAAAATTTTTTGGAGTTCCGTATGATAAACATGGTGAGATAGCTAAATCAGGTAACGTTAATCAAATATTACTTGAAGAATGTATGAGAATATCGTTTATATTAGCCTCGCCTCCAAAAACAACTGGAAGGGAATTATTTGGCACGGCATTTGTGGAGAAGTTGTTGCTTGATTATCCTCAAGTATCTGCAAAGGACTTCATTGCGACGATGACAATGTTTACTGCGAAATCTATAGCAGAAAATTATCGGAAATTTATTTTTCCTGCAACAAACATCGACGAAGTTATTGTGGGTGGCGGTGGAGCATTTAATAATCATCTGGTCCATTTGCTTCAACACGAACTAATTGGTTACAGCCGAGTTATCAGGCAAGAGGATTTAGGGTTTTCGTCTGAAGCTAAAGAAGCGATTGCATTTGCGATATTAGCAAATGAAACGATAAATAACCTGCCAAGTAATGTTCCTAAAGCAACTGGTGCTAACCAGCCAGTTATCCTAGGCAACATAACACCAGTGCCATATTAG
- a CDS encoding PTS lactose/cellobiose transporter subunit IIA has translation MTAKSLNNELEIFQIISNGGNAKSIAYDALKAAEEFEFDKAEQLIQQAEEELHLAHKTQTKLIQAEINGAPVEKSLLMIHAQDHLMTAISEQNLIKHMIKIIKKLAPSPKN, from the coding sequence ATGACAGCAAAATCTTTGAATAACGAACTGGAAATCTTTCAAATTATCTCTAATGGTGGAAATGCGAAAAGCATAGCCTATGACGCATTAAAAGCAGCAGAGGAATTTGAATTTGATAAAGCAGAACAATTAATTCAACAAGCGGAGGAAGAACTTCATCTTGCACATAAAACACAAACAAAATTAATACAAGCGGAAATCAATGGAGCTCCGGTTGAGAAATCATTATTGATGATTCATGCTCAGGATCATTTAATGACAGCAATTAGTGAACAAAATCTCATTAAACATATGATTAAGATAATCAAAAAGTTAGCTCCGTCCCCAAAAAATTGA
- a CDS encoding DUF871 domain-containing protein gives MKKLGISIYPEHSTIEKDKEYIASAHKYGFKKVFTCLLSVNGDKDSIMRNFKEIITFANELDMEVMVDIAPRVFAELGISYNDLSFFAELGAYGIRLDVGFTGNEEAIMTHNPFGLKIEINMSNATNYLDNIIAYQPNRENLVGSHNYYPHRYAGLSYPHFIKCCELFKKHNISTAAFINSDSATFGPWAVTEGLCTLEIHRDLPISTQAKHLLAIGLIDEIVIGNAYASELELKQLSGLNHSKLHFKAELYKTVTELEKKIVLDEPHFYRGDVSDYLIRSTQSRVKYKQEDFQSTYTPDIHRGDILIENERYGQYKGELQIALQDMRNSGKTNVVGRIVPEELFLLECLQPWGKFSFTLE, from the coding sequence ATGAAAAAGTTAGGAATATCCATCTATCCAGAACATTCTACAATTGAAAAAGATAAAGAATATATTGCCTCAGCCCATAAATACGGCTTTAAAAAGGTTTTCACTTGTTTGCTTTCCGTCAATGGTGATAAAGACAGCATAATGAGGAATTTTAAAGAGATTATTACCTTTGCAAATGAGCTAGATATGGAGGTAATGGTTGATATTGCACCACGAGTCTTTGCGGAATTGGGAATTTCCTACAATGACCTATCATTTTTTGCAGAACTAGGGGCATATGGAATTCGCTTAGATGTTGGTTTTACCGGTAATGAAGAAGCTATTATGACACATAATCCGTTTGGGCTTAAAATTGAAATTAATATGAGTAATGCAACGAACTACTTAGATAATATTATCGCCTATCAGCCTAATAGAGAAAACCTAGTAGGTTCACATAATTACTATCCGCATCGTTATGCAGGATTAAGTTATCCGCATTTTATAAAATGCTGTGAACTTTTTAAGAAGCATAATATTAGCACAGCTGCGTTTATCAATTCTGATTCAGCAACATTTGGGCCATGGGCTGTTACAGAAGGATTGTGTACACTTGAAATACACCGGGATCTTCCCATATCAACCCAAGCTAAACATTTACTTGCTATAGGCCTTATAGATGAAATTGTTATCGGTAATGCCTATGCATCAGAATTAGAACTAAAACAATTAAGTGGACTTAATCATAGCAAGCTACACTTTAAGGCAGAATTATACAAAACGGTAACAGAACTTGAGAAGAAAATTGTTTTGGATGAACCACATTTTTATCGTGGTGATGTGTCTGACTATTTAATAAGGTCAACGCAGTCACGAGTGAAATACAAACAGGAAGACTTTCAATCAACATATACGCCAGACATTCATCGTGGAGATATTCTGATTGAAAATGAACGATACGGACAATACAAGGGCGAGTTACAAATTGCGTTGCAGGATATGCGAAACTCTGGGAAAACAAATGTAGTTGGTCGAATTGTTCCTGAAGAATTGTTTTTATTAGAATGCTTGCAACCTTGGGGCAAATTTAGTTTTACATTAGAATAG
- a CDS encoding BadF/BadG/BcrA/BcrD ATPase family protein — protein sequence MKYIIGVDGGGTKTEAIAYDFQGNIVSKGISGAGNPLINEKLAIANLNSAINQCTAYLRKEDFAYLYIGLAGYGGLSNKEDFEKKLSDIYNVPCTVDNDAVIAHAALLSGKDGVLTISGTGSVSLAKYKETTAMAGGWGHLLGDEGSGMWIALEAFKRMTVEVDTQVETSRLTRNILSYLKCTEVSEMKKHIYTSSKGEIASIVPIIVEQANAGEREAYSILQEAGSQLAKTTLNAYYKLPFTQPVVIAVKGSVLTKISIVQSVFIDKIKEKLPKTTFITDDVSSTLGGYYLALKKLKEY from the coding sequence TTGAAATATATTATTGGTGTTGACGGAGGCGGAACAAAAACAGAAGCAATAGCGTATGATTTTCAAGGAAATATAGTAAGTAAAGGGATATCAGGAGCAGGGAACCCGTTAATAAATGAAAAATTAGCAATTGCAAATTTAAATTCAGCGATTAATCAATGCACTGCTTACTTAAGAAAAGAGGATTTTGCCTATCTTTACATCGGCCTTGCAGGATATGGGGGGTTGAGTAATAAGGAGGATTTTGAAAAAAAGCTAAGTGATATTTATAATGTACCTTGTACGGTAGATAATGATGCAGTTATTGCACATGCTGCCTTGCTCAGTGGAAAAGATGGTGTCTTAACAATTTCAGGTACAGGTTCTGTTAGTTTGGCAAAATATAAAGAGACGACGGCGATGGCAGGAGGCTGGGGTCATCTGCTTGGTGATGAAGGCAGCGGGATGTGGATTGCTCTTGAAGCCTTTAAAAGAATGACGGTTGAGGTTGATACGCAGGTAGAAACTAGCAGGCTGACAAGAAATATATTGTCGTATCTTAAATGTACAGAGGTTTCCGAAATGAAGAAGCATATTTATACTTCTTCAAAAGGAGAAATCGCATCGATTGTGCCAATAATTGTCGAGCAAGCTAATGCAGGTGAAAGGGAGGCATACTCCATTTTACAGGAAGCAGGAAGCCAATTAGCTAAAACCACCTTAAATGCGTATTATAAACTACCCTTTACCCAACCCGTTGTAATTGCAGTAAAAGGCAGTGTTTTAACAAAAATTTCTATTGTTCAGTCAGTATTTATTGATAAAATAAAAGAAAAACTTCCTAAAACAACATTCATTACAGATGATGTATCATCAACATTAGGGGGTTATTATTTAGCCTTGAAGAAGTTAAAAGAGTACTAG
- a CDS encoding MurR/RpiR family transcriptional regulator, which yields MVSVNILVRIESVIDDLPNSERKVAQYILENAEHIVRMSVHELATQANASSAAVIRLCRSIGVEGYSELKLSLSSQLSHSLKSGFYDIEHNETIQSIKGKIVSNSVQVIKETAIELDEEIIDRTIESIKNADVVYVYGLGASSLVADDIMQKWSRLGKVVVAIQDAHIYASILSGVTKNCIFFCVSNTGETSEVLRLVDIAKEAGCQTIGLSRFGQNSLSQKVGLSLQYVRAPEAQFRSAATSSILAQFITVDIIFYAYVSKYYEDSMEKIVNSRNAVLKFSQKK from the coding sequence ATGGTTTCCGTTAATATATTAGTGAGAATTGAGAGTGTTATTGACGACCTGCCTAATTCAGAAAGAAAAGTTGCTCAATACATATTAGAAAATGCCGAACATATTGTTAGAATGTCTGTTCACGAATTAGCGACGCAAGCAAATGCAAGTAGTGCTGCTGTTATCCGTTTATGCCGTTCTATTGGGGTCGAAGGGTACTCGGAATTAAAGCTCTCCTTATCATCGCAATTATCACATTCTTTAAAAAGCGGCTTCTACGATATAGAACATAATGAAACAATCCAATCTATAAAAGGGAAGATTGTTTCCAATTCTGTACAGGTGATCAAGGAAACAGCAATAGAATTAGATGAGGAAATTATTGATCGAACCATTGAAAGTATTAAAAATGCTGATGTTGTTTATGTGTATGGATTAGGAGCCTCATCTCTAGTAGCCGACGACATTATGCAAAAATGGTCTCGCCTTGGGAAAGTAGTTGTTGCTATTCAAGACGCACATATATATGCTTCTATTCTTTCTGGCGTGACAAAGAACTGTATCTTTTTCTGTGTTTCCAACACGGGAGAAACATCTGAGGTTTTACGCTTAGTTGATATTGCAAAAGAGGCAGGCTGTCAAACAATTGGATTATCAAGATTTGGACAAAATAGCCTTTCACAGAAGGTCGGATTGTCGCTCCAGTACGTTCGAGCACCAGAAGCACAATTCCGCAGTGCTGCCACTAGCTCAATCCTTGCACAATTTATAACTGTAGACATTATCTTTTATGCCTATGTTTCTAAGTATTATGAAGATAGCATGGAAAAAATTGTTAATTCACGAAACGCCGTCTTAAAATTTTCGCAAAAAAAGTAA
- a CDS encoding kinase has product MKSKLIILRGNSGSGKTTIAKSLQHHFGAGTLLVSQDTIRRDMLKVKDRDGNLSIDLIRQVAEYGNGRCGYVIVEGILSKKRYGDMLAELIDFFEGRAVSYYFDLTYEETFKRHNSRPKKTEFGEAALRSWWIPADYLGIDGEYKIPNDMTHTEIMELILTQLKE; this is encoded by the coding sequence ATTAAATCAAAGCTAATCATTCTGCGTGGAAATTCAGGCAGCGGGAAAACTACGATAGCGAAAAGTCTACAACACCATTTTGGGGCAGGTACTCTGTTGGTTTCTCAGGATACAATTCGTCGCGATATGTTAAAGGTTAAAGATAGGGATGGGAATCTTTCCATTGATTTAATCCGTCAAGTTGCAGAATATGGTAATGGTAGATGCGGATATGTAATAGTAGAGGGTATTCTATCTAAAAAGCGTTATGGCGACATGCTTGCTGAGTTGATTGATTTCTTCGAAGGAAGGGCAGTTAGTTATTATTTTGACTTAACGTATGAAGAGACATTCAAACGTCACAATTCTCGTCCAAAAAAGACAGAGTTTGGTGAAGCTGCACTACGCTCCTGGTGGATTCCAGCGGATTATCTAGGTATTGATGGAGAATACAAAATTCCTAATGATATGACACATACTGAAATAATGGAGCTAATATTAACTCAATTAAAAGAATAG
- a CDS encoding SDR family NAD(P)-dependent oxidoreductase produces the protein MATNTKLALVTGGNRGIGYELVKQLASKNFKVIFTCRDHKTGHEITESLNKSDLNATYLVLDLNNQDSIHQAAITVKEQYGRLDVLINNAGIYLDDNKRLVDMEPLTLEKTLETNFFGVYHVIRSFLPLMEKQGYGRIINVSSEYGEMSQMSYPGIGAYKLSKFALNGLTQLLASEVKGNIKINAVDPGWVSTDMGGPTAPTTPQQAAESFIWLASIGSDGPNGKFFRGRTQIDW, from the coding sequence ATGGCAACAAATACTAAACTGGCTCTAGTCACTGGCGGTAACCGCGGAATAGGCTATGAGCTTGTAAAACAATTGGCTTCGAAGAATTTTAAAGTCATCTTTACATGTAGAGATCATAAAACAGGCCACGAAATTACCGAGAGTCTTAACAAATCTGACTTAAATGCAACCTACCTAGTATTGGACCTTAACAATCAAGATAGCATACATCAGGCCGCGATAACTGTTAAGGAGCAATATGGAAGATTAGATGTATTAATTAATAATGCCGGTATTTATTTGGATGATAATAAAAGACTAGTGGATATGGAGCCATTAACACTAGAGAAAACCCTTGAAACCAATTTCTTCGGAGTTTACCATGTAATTCGTTCATTTCTACCTCTTATGGAAAAACAAGGTTATGGCAGAATTATTAATGTATCCTCTGAGTATGGCGAGATGAGTCAAATGTCTTATCCTGGAATAGGTGCTTATAAGTTATCTAAATTCGCTTTGAACGGATTAACACAATTACTCGCAAGTGAAGTCAAAGGTAATATTAAAATAAACGCTGTCGATCCAGGCTGGGTAAGTACAGACATGGGTGGCCCAACTGCTCCAACAACTCCTCAACAAGCTGCTGAATCGTTCATTTGGTTAGCATCAATTGGAAGTGATGGTCCAAACGGCAAGTTTTTCCGGGGCAGAACACAAATTGATTGGTAA
- a CDS encoding MFS transporter, translating to MTKSSNLMLFILTIGVFGILNTEMGVIGLLPSIAEQFNVSVSKAGLLVSMFALAIAISGPIMPLLFSGINRKKVMLIVLGVFVVGNIISVFTTNFTLLLIIRIFLGFFHPIYCSMAFTVAASSVSKEEAPKAVSKVFIGVSAGMVAGVPIASFINNTVSFEMAMAFFAIVTALVFIATVIFVPSMPVEERQTYSEQFSILKKAIIWISIVTVILLNASVFGVYSYFAEYLESVTNMSPNSITLTLFLFGGANIIGNILAGKLLTSNPVKSILYFPLILGAVYIILFFTGQFSLPMAMLTVIWGILAGGIMANINQYLITSSAPEAPEFANGLFISSCNIGTTVGSAAGGLFISTMGTQYVILVGILSLVLSLATIVVRNYMTTPTQELSR from the coding sequence TTGACTAAAAGCAGTAATTTAATGCTATTTATTTTGACTATAGGAGTTTTTGGAATTTTAAATACGGAAATGGGGGTAATCGGATTATTACCTTCTATCGCTGAACAATTTAATGTTAGTGTTTCCAAAGCGGGATTGCTCGTAAGTATGTTTGCCCTCGCAATTGCCATTTCGGGACCAATTATGCCGCTGTTATTTTCTGGTATAAATCGTAAGAAGGTTATGTTAATTGTATTAGGAGTCTTTGTTGTTGGGAATATAATATCTGTCTTCACAACTAATTTTACCCTTTTATTAATTATTCGAATATTCCTAGGATTCTTTCATCCTATTTATTGTTCTATGGCATTCACTGTAGCGGCTTCCTCTGTCAGCAAAGAAGAAGCTCCTAAAGCTGTCTCTAAAGTATTTATCGGAGTGTCTGCCGGTATGGTAGCAGGAGTGCCAATTGCAAGTTTTATTAATAATACTGTTTCCTTTGAGATGGCGATGGCTTTCTTTGCTATTGTTACTGCACTTGTATTCATTGCGACAGTAATTTTTGTACCATCCATGCCTGTCGAAGAAAGACAAACATACAGTGAACAATTTTCTATATTGAAAAAAGCAATAATATGGATTTCCATCGTAACCGTCATATTATTAAATGCATCTGTGTTTGGAGTCTACAGTTATTTTGCTGAATATTTAGAATCAGTTACGAATATGTCTCCTAATAGTATTACTTTAACGCTATTCCTTTTTGGTGGGGCCAATATTATTGGTAACATTCTTGCTGGTAAATTACTTACAAGTAATCCGGTTAAATCAATATTATATTTCCCTTTAATATTGGGTGCTGTTTATATCATTCTATTCTTCACTGGACAGTTTTCTCTGCCAATGGCAATGTTAACTGTTATTTGGGGCATTTTAGCAGGAGGCATAATGGCAAATATTAATCAATATTTGATTACATCGTCAGCTCCCGAAGCACCTGAATTTGCGAACGGTCTTTTCATTTCATCCTGTAATATTGGTACAACTGTAGGTTCAGCAGCAGGAGGCCTATTTATATCAACAATGGGTACTCAATACGTTATATTAGTAGGGATTTTATCATTAGTATTAAGTTTAGCAACCATTGTAGTTAGAAACTATATGACTACCCCTACACAAGAACTTTCAAGATAG